Below is a genomic region from Prevotella melaninogenica.
GCAACAATGCAAAAAAAATAACGATTTTTTCTTGTTTTAAAAAAAACATTTTGTATATTCGCAGCGTGTTAATATAAAGACTACGATTGATAGACAAGTTTTAAATTATGAAATACACCTCTTGTAGAGAATATAATTGCAGGCAAACTGATAGAAAAGTTCGGTTTATGCCTGTAAAATCCATTCGGTTCTTTTCGCCCAAGAACTCTAATCATTATTGGACAGAGTATGATCAGACAAAAACGTAGGATATGGCTAAAATGCTCTACCTTCTTGATATATCTTAGAAAGAATCTTCTGGATTTACAACCTACAAGCAAGCGTTATTTCCTTACCTAAAAGATAATTTAGAGGAATCTCTATTCCCCCATACCTTTTGTAAACAATACGAATCAAACATTGAGAATAAATATGAAAACCTTTTGTACAGCTTTAATTTTGTTATGCCTTACCGTCTGCATATCAGCACAAACCTCAGACAATACTATTACCATTGAAGGTAGAGTGCAAGATTTTGTTACTCATGTAGATGTCCCTGGTTGCTTAGTTGAAGTGCTAAATGCTAATGACAGCTCAGTCGTTGCTTCACAGAAGGCTCTTAAAGAATATCAGAGTGGTGAACAGAGCTGGAAAACATCTGAATATTGGATAACGATTCCACGTAAGGAGGGTGATTATATCCTTCGCGTTACCGAGGATGGTTTTATGCCTACCTATGTAAAGCTCCCACTGCATCACTTTTACAAGCGAGAGATAAGTAGAGAAGTTGGTACCATCTTTCTGAAGCGCCCTAAAACAGTAGACTTAAAAGAGGTGGTTGTTAAGGCTACAAAGGTGAAGTTCTATCATAAAGGCGACACGATTGTTTATAATGCTGATGCTTTCCAGTTAGGTGAAGGCTCTATGCTCGACGCCCTTATTCGTCAATTGCCTGGTGCTGAACTAAGCAAGGATGGACGCATATATGTTAATGGCAAGTTTGTTGAGAGTTTGCTCCTCAATGGAAAAGATTTTTTCCGTGGAGATAATACTGTTATGTTTGAGAATCTGCCTACTTATATGGTAAACCAAGTAAAGGTGTATGACCGTCTTGGCGAAAATAGTCGTTTTCTCGGGCAAGAGGTGGCAGGAGATAAGAAATACGTGATGGATGTTCAACTGAAAAAGCAATACAACATTGGATGGGTAGGTAATGTGGAAACAGGTGGAGGAACAAAGGAACGCTACTTGGCTCGTCTGTTTGCTATGCGGTTTACTGATCACTCCCGTTTGGCTGTCTATGGAAATATGAACAATCTAAATGACGACCGTAAGCCAGGTGAGAATGACAACTGGTCGCCTTCTGATCTTTTTGGTGGGTTGACACAGCAACAGTTAGGAGGTCTTGACTATAATATAGATGCACGCAGTGGTAAGTATAAACTTAGTGGAAATGCACAGGTTAGGCATGCTGACAACACGATAGTGAATAACACTAATCGTACAAATTTCCTTGCTAACGGAGATACATACGACCGTATTGTAGCTAATAATAGAAATCACAATTTTACTCTCTCCACCGATCATCAGTTTTATTTTGAGTTTAAGAATGCCAACTTGAATATCAAGCCACGTTTTAACTACCAATATTATAACAATAAAAGCGGATATTCTTCGCTGACGCTTAATCGTAGTTTTGCATCTTTCTCAAAGGCACAGTTGGATAGTTTGTACACACCAATGATAGGCAGGGAGTTGGTTCGCATAGCTATTAACAGAAATCTTCGCAATGGATTATCAATTGGACATTCTTTAGAAGGTTCGGTTTCGATGGAGTCGTTAATTAAGTTCAAGCATTCTCCCGACCATATCACCCTTTATGCTGACGCTTCTTTGAGGCATGCTACTGAGGATAGCTTTGACCGTAACCGCATTGATTATTATACCAATGGTCTGCAAAGTAATACAGACTTCCGCAACCGATATTTCAACAACCGTCCTGACCACGGCTACAGCATGACAGGTAAAGTGACTTACAGCTATTTAGTAAAGCGGGGCTTGTTCTTCGACTTTAGTTATAAATACAATCGGACTACCTCAAACCGATATTCTTCACTCTATCGTCTTGACCAGTTAGCAGATTGGGGAATTAATTCAGAGCACGAGCTTGGAATACTTCCTTCTGTGGATGCTTATAACAGAGTAATGGATATTCATAATAGTTATGACAGCAGGCAGACTGATAATACCCATACCCTCGGTGCCTTTCTTGTATGGAATAAGAAAACGACGAAGTCGGAGTGGTGGGCACAGCTTGTACCTAATTTATCGCTGCTTTCACGGACGATGCATTATCATAGTGGAAATGTAGATACGACTTTTACGAAACGTTCTATACTTTACAATATGTATAGTACGTTCATCAAATGGCGTAGTACTGATCACAAATATGAATTCATGCTTCAATATCATGTGAACGGGCAAGCTCCAGACATGAACCTGTTTGTAAACATCCTCAATACCACTGATCCATTAAACGTAACAATGGGTAATACCAACTTGAAACCATCCTATAAGCACGAACTTATATCCCACTTCCTACGTATATATCCGAAAAAAGGACTGATGTGGTTAATAGAGGCTCAATATATCCCCACTGTTAACGCTATTGCTATGGGCTATACCTACGACAAGGCTACAGGAAAGCGAACATTCAGACCAGACAATGTGAATGGTAATTGGCACGGTCAGTTTGCTTTAGGTGGTGCTGGACCATTGACCAAAAATCGCAAGTTGGATTTTAAAGCTATGGCTGGGTTAAGATATGAGAAGAGTGTCGACCTCATTGGTTTGGTAGGCATGTCTGCAGCTAATAGGAGCATAGTAGAATCGTTAAACTACATTGGTGATTTACAGCTGAACTATAGGCTTGGACAATCTTCCATAGGTTTCATTAGTAAAGGAAACTGGGCACATGTCGATGGTACTCGTGAAGACTTTGAGGCTTTTAACGTGAGTGATTTCAATTACGGCTTAACAGCACAATTACAGTTGCCATGGGATTTCCGACTTGGGACTGACCTGACAATGTATAGTCGCCGAGGTTATTTAGATAAGTCGATGAATAGCGATGATTTGGTGTGGAACGCCCGTCTATCACGCTCATTCTTCAAAGGACAGCTTACCTTATTGCTTGATGGCTTCGACATTCTTGGTCAACTGAATAATGTCACACGGACGATGAATGCACAAGGAATCACAGAAACTTACAGTAATGTTATTCCCCGCTACGTGATGTTACATGCCGTCTATCACTTCAATATTATTCCTAAGAAAAATGAAAAGTATAAGACCCTTCCAAGTCTGAACTTTGAACTTTTTACCTTTGAACTTTGAGTTTTGAACATTGAACTTTATGATTTGAAACTACGAATTTCTCTAATGACACGAATTATTTTGCAATAAGGCTTCGCGTAATTAGAGAAATTCGTAGTCATTAATGGTTCATATCATAAAGTTCAAAGTTCAAAGTTCAAACCTCAAAGTATAATTAAATAGAATTAGAGTGAACCGTTGTTTGCCTGACGAACCATCTCAGATGATGCATAGAGGTAAACCTCTACACGGCGGTTAGCCTGACTAACAGTCTTGTTCTCGATAGGGTTGGCACTACCGAAGCCCTGTACTGAACGAATCTGACGGCTGCTTACGCCACGACTCTTGAGGTAAGATGATACCGCATCAGCACGACGCTGTGACAATGGGAGGTTGATGTTGTCGTTACCAGAAGCATCAGTGTAACCCTGGATAGCAACGTCACAGTTAGAGTTGCGCTGCATCAAAGAAGCGAACTTTGTGAGGTCGTTCTTAGCAGCTGCGCTGAGGTTTGAACCGTTCAATGGGAAGAGGATACCAGAGTCGAAGGTAACCTTCACACAGTCTAAACCATTAGCATCTGTCACCTTGTCGACACGTGCGTTTGGCAACTGCTGTGCTGCCTCGCGTGCTACCTTGTCCATGTGACGACCGATGAGGGCACCTGCACCAGCACCTACAGCACCACCGATAGCAGCACCAATAGCTGTACTCTTACCATTACGACCTATAATCTGACCGACGATACCGCCTAATGCTGCACCAGCACCGCCACCGATTAATGCACCTGTACCTTGCTTTGTCTGACAACTTACGACAGTGAGGAGACACATTCCTGCT
It encodes:
- a CDS encoding outer membrane beta-barrel protein, whose translation is MKTFCTALILLCLTVCISAQTSDNTITIEGRVQDFVTHVDVPGCLVEVLNANDSSVVASQKALKEYQSGEQSWKTSEYWITIPRKEGDYILRVTEDGFMPTYVKLPLHHFYKREISREVGTIFLKRPKTVDLKEVVVKATKVKFYHKGDTIVYNADAFQLGEGSMLDALIRQLPGAELSKDGRIYVNGKFVESLLLNGKDFFRGDNTVMFENLPTYMVNQVKVYDRLGENSRFLGQEVAGDKKYVMDVQLKKQYNIGWVGNVETGGGTKERYLARLFAMRFTDHSRLAVYGNMNNLNDDRKPGENDNWSPSDLFGGLTQQQLGGLDYNIDARSGKYKLSGNAQVRHADNTIVNNTNRTNFLANGDTYDRIVANNRNHNFTLSTDHQFYFEFKNANLNIKPRFNYQYYNNKSGYSSLTLNRSFASFSKAQLDSLYTPMIGRELVRIAINRNLRNGLSIGHSLEGSVSMESLIKFKHSPDHITLYADASLRHATEDSFDRNRIDYYTNGLQSNTDFRNRYFNNRPDHGYSMTGKVTYSYLVKRGLFFDFSYKYNRTTSNRYSSLYRLDQLADWGINSEHELGILPSVDAYNRVMDIHNSYDSRQTDNTHTLGAFLVWNKKTTKSEWWAQLVPNLSLLSRTMHYHSGNVDTTFTKRSILYNMYSTFIKWRSTDHKYEFMLQYHVNGQAPDMNLFVNILNTTDPLNVTMGNTNLKPSYKHELISHFLRIYPKKGLMWLIEAQYIPTVNAIAMGYTYDKATGKRTFRPDNVNGNWHGQFALGGAGPLTKNRKLDFKAMAGLRYEKSVDLIGLVGMSAANRSIVESLNYIGDLQLNYRLGQSSIGFISKGNWAHVDGTREDFEAFNVSDFNYGLTAQLQLPWDFRLGTDLTMYSRRGYLDKSMNSDDLVWNARLSRSFFKGQLTLLLDGFDILGQLNNVTRTMNAQGITETYSNVIPRYVMLHAVYHFNIIPKKNEKYKTLPSLNFELFTFEL
- a CDS encoding OmpA family protein, with the protein product MKNMKMMAAGMCLLTVVSCQTKQGTGALIGGGAGAALGGIVGQIIGRNGKSTAIGAAIGGAVGAGAGALIGRHMDKVAREAAQQLPNARVDKVTDANGLDCVKVTFDSGILFPLNGSNLSAAAKNDLTKFASLMQRNSNCDVAIQGYTDASGNDNINLPLSQRRADAVSSYLKSRGVSSRQIRSVQGFGSANPIENKTVSQANRRVEVYLYASSEMVRQANNGSL